The Arcobacter porcinus sequence CAATTTTTGATTAAGTTTTATGAGAATTTAGGGCTTAAAGCAAAGTTTGCAAAAGAGATTGATGAGATAAATTTGAGTAAAAGCCCATTTTGTCAAATTGGTTTCGAAGCATATGATATTATAATTGATGGTAAAAAAATTGGTGGAAATGCACAAAAAAGGTCAAAAAACTGTATATTACAGCACGGTTCAATACCATTATTTAAAAAATCAGATGATGAAGTATTTGGTTCTTCATTAGAAGATTTTGGAGTAAAAATGAGTTTTGATAGTGCAAAAGATGCTTTACAAAAAGCTTTTAAAGAGCTTTTTGAAGTAGAATTTATAGAAGATAGTTTAAATAAAGATGAGAAAAATATTTTAGAAAAATTAATTAAGGATGAGTAAAAATGACACAAAAATTTTATGATAATAATAAATTAGAGAAAACAAGCGAAGCAAAATTTAAAAAACCTGAGTGGCTTAGAAAAAAACTTACTCCACATACTCAAGTTGAGATGGAGAAATTATTAAAAGATGTTGGTGGATTACACACTATTTGTCAAGAAGCAAAATGTCCAAATATAAGTGAATGTTTTGCAAACAAAAATGCTACATTTTTGATTTTGGGAAATATATGTACAAGAAGATGTACATATTGTAATGTTACAACAGGAAAGCCAAACAGTGTTGATGAAAGTGAAATAAAAAAGGTTACAACTTCTGTTTTAAGTTTAGGGCTTAAATTTGTAGTTATTACAAGTCCAGCAAGAGATGATTTAAAAGATGGTGGAGCAGAGCAGTTTTATAAAGTTACTAAAGATATTATAGAAAAATCTCCAGATACAAAAGTTGAGATACTTATTCCTGATTTTAAAGGAGATGAAACTAGCTTAAAAAGAGTTATAGATT is a genomic window containing:
- a CDS encoding lipoate--protein ligase family protein, which gives rise to MKFKNKFRLIITQKLSSIINSNIDKTLFENFKKNDLPILRLYSWEDCITFGAGQNIDDYKKLQDDYNNNVSKRITGGGVLFHGHDISYTIVIDPDMINNKDVKETYFLLCQFLIKFYENLGLKAKFAKEIDEINLSKSPFCQIGFEAYDIIIDGKKIGGNAQKRSKNCILQHGSIPLFKKSDDEVFGSSLEDFGVKMSFDSAKDALQKAFKELFEVEFIEDSLNKDEKNILEKLIKDE
- the lipA gene encoding lipoyl synthase — its product is MTQKFYDNNKLEKTSEAKFKKPEWLRKKLTPHTQVEMEKLLKDVGGLHTICQEAKCPNISECFANKNATFLILGNICTRRCTYCNVTTGKPNSVDESEIKKVTTSVLSLGLKFVVITSPARDDLKDGGAEQFYKVTKDIIEKSPDTKVEILIPDFKGDETSLKRVIDSGATIIGHNVETVPSLYRIRRNGTYERSIEVLRKLKELCGDKVKTKSALMVGLGETEEEMIQVFKDLLEVGCKFLSIGQYLAPSGDFEKVIEYVKPEQFKRYEELAYDLGFEFVKASPYARSSYMAHHYLNMASAL